The Natrinema salaciae genome includes a window with the following:
- a CDS encoding GvpL/GvpF family gas vesicle protein, protein MSHRYVYGVVESDTVEFETEAVAGAERVYTISHRRLGAVVSDIDTTDPEETDEDAQIHDEVLREIMAYDGGTTVVPMQFGMAFESDRELKNVLRGARPAFRRAMTDIEGRIELGLKLVREEDADVDREALAAEVADRFEPIAAQSVENDLFSDRLVLNRSYLVDEDDREAFDEAVASFEDEHDDLLVQYTGPFAPYSFVDVKIGAQQ, encoded by the coding sequence ATGAGTCACCGATACGTCTACGGCGTCGTCGAGTCGGATACGGTCGAGTTCGAGACGGAGGCCGTCGCCGGTGCCGAGCGCGTCTACACCATCTCCCACCGGCGACTCGGCGCCGTCGTCTCCGACATCGACACGACCGATCCCGAGGAGACCGACGAGGACGCCCAGATCCACGACGAGGTCCTCCGGGAGATCATGGCGTACGACGGCGGCACGACCGTCGTTCCCATGCAGTTCGGCATGGCCTTCGAGAGCGATCGCGAGTTGAAGAACGTCCTCCGCGGGGCGCGACCGGCCTTCCGACGCGCGATGACGGACATCGAGGGGCGGATCGAACTCGGCCTCAAACTCGTCCGCGAGGAAGACGCCGACGTCGACCGCGAGGCGCTCGCGGCCGAGGTCGCGGATCGGTTCGAGCCGATCGCCGCACAGTCCGTCGAGAACGACCTGTTCAGCGACCGGCTCGTGCTCAACCGCTCGTACCTCGTCGACGAGGACGACCGCGAGGCCTTCGACGAGGCGGTCGCCAGCTTCGAGGACGAGCACGACGACCTGCTGGTCCAGTACACGGGACCGTTCGCGCCCTACAGCTTCGTCGACGTGAAAATCGGAGCCCAGCAATAA
- the gvpA gene encoding gas vesicle protein GvpA, which produces MAQPQRRPDSSSLAEVLDRVLDKGVVIDVWARISVVGIELLTIEARVVVASVDTFLHYAEEIAKIEQATAEGDLEELEELEVEPRPESSPKSAE; this is translated from the coding sequence ATGGCACAACCACAACGAAGACCCGACTCCTCGAGCCTCGCGGAAGTACTGGACCGCGTCCTCGACAAGGGCGTCGTCATCGACGTCTGGGCCCGAATTTCGGTCGTCGGGATCGAGCTGCTGACGATCGAGGCCCGCGTCGTCGTCGCCTCGGTCGACACCTTCCTGCACTACGCGGAGGAGATCGCAAAAATTGAGCAGGCCACGGCGGAGGGCGATCTCGAGGAACTCGAGGAGCTCGAAGTCGAGCCTCGGCCGGAATCGTCGCCGAAATCCGCGGAGTAG
- the gvpN gene encoding gas vesicle protein GvpN encodes MADDTSRKRTVRGTKIRASREQKEGRRAKKELARKASSAGERNGDSPLSDPADVVPEPFVETDAVRSLRDRINGWLEADQPVHLIGPTGCGKTALALSAAAERGRPVVWLNGDEAVDTAALVGSHAGGERYEEHDRYVSGVDKKTQIVRERWVDNPLSVAVQEGATLVYNEFSRSDPAAHNVLLSVFEEGVLERPGKRGDDRTIDVHPEFRAIFTSNDVEYAGVHEQQDALLDRFIGVHVNYYDAETEREIVGAHVDLAADDIATIVEKTRALRDELDIVVGTRAAITAAKGLTVFDGHDETGEFDDETLTHVFTDVLAPKITGEDGDDIDGLRSQITETI; translated from the coding sequence ATGGCCGACGACACTTCGCGCAAGCGTACGGTCCGCGGTACCAAGATCAGGGCCAGTCGCGAGCAGAAGGAAGGCCGCAGAGCGAAGAAAGAGCTCGCGCGAAAGGCATCGAGCGCCGGCGAACGAAACGGCGACAGTCCCCTCTCCGATCCGGCGGACGTCGTCCCCGAGCCGTTCGTCGAGACCGACGCCGTCAGATCGCTCCGCGATCGGATCAACGGCTGGCTCGAGGCGGACCAGCCGGTCCACCTGATCGGCCCGACGGGCTGTGGCAAGACGGCGCTCGCGCTGTCGGCGGCGGCCGAGCGCGGTCGTCCGGTCGTCTGGCTCAACGGTGACGAGGCGGTCGACACCGCCGCGCTCGTCGGCTCCCACGCCGGCGGCGAACGCTACGAAGAGCACGACCGGTACGTCAGCGGCGTCGACAAGAAGACCCAGATCGTCCGTGAACGCTGGGTGGACAACCCGCTGTCCGTCGCGGTGCAGGAGGGTGCGACGCTCGTCTACAACGAGTTCTCGCGCAGCGACCCCGCCGCTCACAACGTCCTGCTGTCGGTCTTCGAGGAGGGCGTCCTGGAGCGACCGGGCAAGCGCGGCGACGATCGGACGATCGACGTCCACCCCGAGTTCCGGGCGATCTTCACGTCGAACGACGTGGAGTACGCCGGCGTCCACGAACAGCAGGACGCGCTGCTCGACCGGTTCATCGGCGTCCACGTCAACTACTACGACGCGGAGACCGAACGCGAGATCGTCGGTGCGCACGTCGACCTCGCCGCGGACGACATCGCGACCATCGTCGAGAAGACGCGAGCGCTCCGCGACGAACTCGATATCGTCGTCGGCACCCGCGCCGCGATCACGGCCGCGAAGGGACTGACCGTCTTCGACGGGCACGACGAGACCGGCGAGTTCGACGACGAGACGCTGACCCACGTCTTCACGGACGTGCTCGCGCCGAAGATCACTGGCGAAGACGGCGACGACATCGACGGACTGCGATCGCAGATCACCGAGACCATCTGA
- the gvpO gene encoding gas vesicle protein GvpO, halophile-type, whose protein sequence is MAEADTQSREQCKALTEDGQRCSRPARDDGFCYQHDESDPTVSDSQAAQEEEQTDEQAEHGDVEESRSRGTVNMTAEEMTDPDEVDADVETDREEIAGILAVRQTVQSTAGELIGHEFDGVSEITPTDDGWRAVVEVVERRAVPDTQDIIGRYEIELDTDATVHGYRRVDRYRRGDTAQFE, encoded by the coding sequence ATGGCCGAAGCCGACACGCAATCACGAGAGCAGTGCAAGGCACTCACCGAGGACGGCCAGCGCTGCTCGCGGCCGGCCCGAGACGACGGCTTTTGCTACCAACACGACGAGAGTGATCCAACAGTGAGCGACAGTCAGGCGGCCCAAGAGGAGGAACAGACGGACGAACAGGCCGAACACGGCGATGTCGAGGAGTCCCGATCCCGCGGGACGGTCAACATGACCGCCGAGGAGATGACCGATCCCGACGAGGTCGACGCGGACGTCGAGACCGATCGGGAGGAGATCGCGGGGATCCTCGCGGTTCGACAGACCGTCCAGTCGACCGCGGGCGAACTCATCGGTCACGAGTTCGACGGCGTCAGCGAGATCACCCCGACCGACGACGGCTGGCGCGCCGTCGTCGAAGTCGTCGAACGCCGGGCCGTCCCCGACACCCAGGACATCATCGGCCGCTACGAGATCGAACTCGACACCGACGCCACCGTCCACGGCTACCGGCGGGTCGACCGCTATCGGCGCGGCGACACCGCCCAGTTCGAGTGA
- a CDS encoding helix-turn-helix domain-containing protein, with amino-acid sequence MRKRADWMVKADEVILEVLEGGLMLGPTAIAKNGDLSRQHVTNRVSILMAYGFVERVEEGYYQITDRGRAWLEGEIDASELDPTGDRYE; translated from the coding sequence ATGAGGAAGCGGGCGGACTGGATGGTCAAAGCCGATGAAGTGATCCTTGAGGTCCTCGAGGGCGGTCTCATGCTCGGCCCTACGGCAATCGCGAAGAACGGCGATCTGTCTCGGCAGCACGTGACAAACAGAGTATCTATTCTGATGGCGTACGGATTCGTAGAGCGAGTCGAAGAGGGTTACTACCAGATCACCGATCGTGGACGGGCGTGGCTCGAGGGTGAGATCGACGCAAGTGAACTCGATCCTACCGGGGATCGATACGAGTAA
- a CDS encoding DUF6141 family protein yields the protein MTPEVAFREVQRFRQWWLWALLGLVGLVSVVAGGPVGVLTIAAIVVFFWSLRLVTEVRTDGLYVRFVPLHRSFRRVPWDAIDSVESVTYRPLREYGGWGIRWRPSTIAFNVSGSRGVYVTRPDDRDLLVGSHRPDELATAIRDRMSEAAG from the coding sequence ATGACACCTGAAGTCGCGTTCCGGGAGGTCCAACGGTTTCGACAGTGGTGGCTCTGGGCTCTCCTGGGCCTCGTCGGTCTCGTTTCGGTCGTTGCCGGCGGACCTGTCGGGGTCCTCACCATAGCAGCTATCGTGGTATTCTTCTGGTCGCTGCGACTGGTCACGGAGGTCCGAACCGATGGACTCTACGTCCGGTTCGTTCCCCTCCATCGGTCGTTCCGGAGAGTGCCCTGGGACGCTATCGACTCAGTCGAGTCGGTGACGTATCGGCCGCTCCGTGAGTACGGCGGGTGGGGCATCCGCTGGCGACCGTCGACGATCGCGTTCAACGTCAGCGGATCGCGCGGTGTCTACGTGACGAGGCCCGACGACCGCGACCTACTGGTCGGCAGTCACCGTCCGGACGAACTGGCGACAGCGATACGAGACAGGATGTCCGAAGCGGCCGGGTGA
- a CDS encoding LiaF transmembrane domain-containing protein, with product MALSNRVSTQELLGAVVVIVGTILLLDTTGVAEAGSLLNYVPSLFVLLGLYALITSGFRNLFGPLLVIVLAGAWQIAALDLVPEADLASFWPALIILFGVSLLLGRMRTKAEEVGEQRVDGIAVFGGRNQRVTSSRFTGADLTALFGGYELDLRDAEVADRPARINAVAMFGGVDIIVPRDWNVRLDVLPIFGGAEDERPRREAEHEEVDLILTGFVAFGGISVND from the coding sequence ATGGCATTATCGAACCGAGTGTCGACGCAGGAACTGCTCGGCGCGGTCGTCGTGATCGTCGGAACCATACTGTTGCTCGACACGACCGGGGTCGCTGAAGCGGGATCGCTCCTCAACTACGTGCCATCGCTTTTCGTCCTCCTTGGTCTGTACGCGCTGATCACGAGCGGATTCCGCAACCTGTTCGGCCCGCTCTTGGTGATCGTGCTGGCCGGTGCCTGGCAGATAGCGGCGCTCGACCTCGTTCCGGAGGCCGACCTGGCTTCCTTCTGGCCCGCTCTCATCATTCTCTTTGGCGTCTCACTGCTTCTGGGGCGAATGCGGACGAAAGCGGAAGAGGTCGGCGAGCAGCGCGTGGACGGCATCGCCGTCTTCGGCGGCCGGAACCAGCGCGTGACTTCTTCGCGGTTCACGGGAGCGGATCTGACCGCGCTCTTTGGCGGATACGAACTCGATTTACGCGATGCTGAGGTGGCCGACCGTCCGGCGCGGATCAACGCCGTCGCCATGTTCGGCGGTGTCGATATCATCGTTCCCCGGGACTGGAACGTCCGCCTCGACGTGTTACCGATCTTCGGTGGTGCGGAGGACGAGCGCCCGCGCCGCGAAGCGGAACACGAGGAGGTCGACCTGATCTTGACTGGCTTCGTCGCATTCGGTGGGATCAGCGTGAACGACTGA
- a CDS encoding patatin-like phospholipase family protein, giving the protein MSAGIDTDDVTRVAIACQGGGSHTAYTAGVLKRLLGEHDDRSYELIGLSGTSGGAVCATAAWYGFLDGGADRAIETLEGIWRDFSARSPFDRIANEWTVKLAQFAAHGGPLMMLSPYELPFTSSGRDRFLSTLEAHIEFDRVPELAAAADVELIVGAADVSEGKFDTFRNEAVTAEAVLASAAIPTLFEAVEIDGHWYWDGLFSQNPPIRDFLTVPDDPGEKPDEIWIVQINPKRRETVPKSVEDISDRRNELAGNLSLYQEVYFIEQVNKLIDRGSLPAEYKQVEVRKIDLGGSLSAPSKLDRDPEFIDTLIRRGERSAERFLEGWSRGSRSNAGQS; this is encoded by the coding sequence ATGAGTGCTGGTATCGACACCGACGACGTCACTCGGGTCGCGATCGCCTGTCAGGGTGGTGGCAGCCACACCGCTTACACCGCAGGGGTACTCAAACGGCTCCTCGGCGAACACGACGACCGGTCGTACGAACTCATCGGATTGAGCGGGACCTCCGGCGGGGCGGTCTGCGCGACCGCCGCCTGGTACGGGTTTCTCGACGGCGGAGCGGACCGGGCTATCGAAACGCTCGAGGGAATCTGGCGGGACTTCTCGGCTCGGTCTCCGTTCGACAGGATCGCCAACGAGTGGACCGTCAAACTTGCGCAGTTCGCCGCACACGGAGGGCCGCTGATGATGCTCAGCCCGTATGAGCTGCCGTTCACCTCGAGCGGGCGCGACCGATTTCTCAGCACGCTCGAAGCGCACATCGAGTTCGATCGGGTTCCCGAACTCGCTGCCGCCGCCGACGTTGAGCTGATCGTCGGGGCAGCCGACGTGTCGGAGGGCAAGTTCGACACCTTCCGCAACGAGGCAGTGACGGCCGAGGCGGTCCTCGCTTCAGCGGCGATCCCAACGTTGTTCGAGGCGGTCGAAATCGACGGCCACTGGTACTGGGACGGGTTGTTCTCGCAAAATCCACCGATCCGCGACTTCTTGACGGTTCCTGACGACCCGGGAGAAAAACCGGACGAGATCTGGATCGTCCAAATCAATCCCAAACGCCGCGAGACGGTCCCGAAGTCGGTCGAGGATATCAGCGACCGGCGCAACGAACTCGCCGGAAACCTCTCGCTGTATCAGGAGGTGTACTTTATCGAACAGGTGAACAAGTTGATCGATCGGGGAAGCCTCCCCGCCGAGTACAAGCAAGTCGAGGTCAGAAAAATCGACCTCGGTGGATCGCTATCAGCACCCTCGAAACTCGACCGAGATCCGGAGTTCATCGATACCCTCATTCGTCGGGGCGAACGGAGCGCCGAGCGCTTCCTCGAAGGATGGAGTCGAGGGTCGCGTTCGAACGCGGGACAGTCGTGA
- a CDS encoding CHY zinc finger protein, with the protein MQSIGGHTVHGVDVGPETRCAHYDTDRDVVAFTFACCERYYPCFRCHEESTDHEAVPWPRDRFDESSVLCGVCGTALTASAYLEADYRCPACDAAFNPGCAAHADLYFEPGD; encoded by the coding sequence GTGCAATCGATCGGCGGCCACACCGTCCACGGCGTCGACGTCGGTCCGGAAACCCGGTGTGCCCACTACGACACCGACCGCGACGTCGTCGCGTTCACGTTCGCCTGCTGCGAGCGCTATTACCCCTGCTTTCGCTGCCACGAGGAGTCGACGGATCACGAGGCGGTTCCGTGGCCGCGCGACCGATTCGACGAATCCTCGGTGCTGTGTGGGGTCTGCGGGACCGCACTCACCGCGTCCGCGTATCTCGAGGCCGACTATCGCTGTCCGGCCTGCGACGCCGCGTTCAATCCCGGCTGCGCCGCCCACGCCGACCTGTATTTCGAGCCGGGCGACTGA
- a CDS encoding winged helix-turn-helix transcriptional regulator, whose amino-acid sequence MKRDSSIATRVLVWVAVAMVLGGATAGIAAASASAGSTLTGAALSTTDSVDDSIDEPTETVENTTDELENTTGTTTDELENTTETTIDELENTTETTIDELENTTGTTTDELENTTGTTVDRTEGAVDRTVNETPLDTGLEADAEVETDGRPSSPHDDGSSAGESTAENASADGSGDSDGSGTPGATETATDAVLVGLLGAITASGAAGGAGASGATGAAGSGTTATAGWLHTLRGTGPLRRAGDLWKMLPLFRYSQYDDSDPLEHDRRRAIYEAIRDDPGSYLSQLSDDTDIPLSTVRYHVRILEAEDLITAAKLNGKRRYFRDAADAELRAALAEPAKRDVLEALAGLGRAHNGRLADELERDPSTVSHHLAALEDDGLVVREKDGRSVVNELEPDAEAALCDDESVEGIEEVEDEQTESSAVASADD is encoded by the coding sequence ATGAAACGGGATTCGTCGATCGCGACGCGCGTGCTCGTGTGGGTCGCCGTCGCGATGGTACTCGGCGGTGCGACCGCGGGGATCGCGGCCGCGTCCGCGAGCGCCGGCTCGACACTGACGGGAGCGGCGCTCTCGACGACTGATTCGGTCGACGACTCCATCGACGAGCCGACGGAGACCGTCGAAAATACGACCGACGAACTCGAGAACACCACCGGGACGACGACCGACGAACTCGAGAACACCACCGAGACGACGATCGACGAACTCGAGAACACCACCGAGACGACGATCGACGAACTCGAGAACACCACCGGGACGACGACCGACGAACTCGAGAACACCACCGGGACGACGGTCGATCGGACGGAGGGGGCTGTCGACCGGACCGTCAACGAGACGCCGCTGGACACCGGCCTCGAGGCCGACGCCGAAGTCGAAACCGACGGACGACCCTCGAGTCCCCACGACGACGGCTCGAGCGCCGGTGAGTCGACGGCCGAGAACGCGAGCGCCGACGGGAGCGGCGACTCCGACGGCTCCGGGACGCCCGGCGCGACCGAGACGGCGACGGACGCGGTACTGGTCGGACTGCTCGGGGCGATCACCGCCTCCGGGGCGGCGGGCGGGGCCGGCGCGTCCGGTGCGACCGGCGCTGCCGGGAGCGGGACCACTGCGACGGCCGGGTGGCTGCACACTCTCCGCGGGACGGGCCCGCTCCGCCGAGCCGGGGACCTCTGGAAGATGCTGCCGCTGTTCCGGTACAGTCAGTACGACGACTCCGATCCGCTCGAGCACGATCGCCGCCGGGCGATTTACGAGGCGATCCGCGACGACCCGGGGTCGTACCTCTCGCAGCTCAGCGACGACACCGACATCCCCCTTTCGACGGTCCGGTACCACGTTCGGATCCTCGAAGCGGAGGATCTGATAACCGCGGCCAAGCTCAACGGGAAGCGCCGCTACTTCCGGGACGCGGCCGACGCCGAACTGCGAGCCGCCCTCGCGGAACCGGCCAAACGCGACGTGCTGGAGGCGCTCGCCGGCCTGGGCCGGGCGCACAACGGCCGGCTCGCGGACGAACTCGAGCGTGATCCGAGCACCGTCTCGCATCACCTCGCCGCGCTCGAAGACGACGGACTGGTCGTCCGCGAGAAGGACGGTCGGTCGGTCGTCAACGAACTCGAACCCGACGCCGAGGCGGCGCTGTGCGACGACGAATCCGTCGAGGGGATCGAGGAGGTCGAGGACGAGCAGACGGAGTCGTCGGCAGTAGCGTCTGCGGACGACTGA
- the mutS gene encoding DNA mismatch repair protein MutS — protein sequence MDSALGPPEQMAAKRDELTPMMAQYHDLCARYDDAIVLFQVGDFYETFCGAAERTARLLEIALTSREDSTGEYPMAGIPIDNAESYIEDLLEAGYRVAVADQVEEPGETSGVVERAVTRVITPGTLTEDELLTGDDNNFVAAVARNGDRLGLALLDVSTGDFYATSATSDESIADEVSRFDPSEAVVGPDAAADPIPEECMVTPFDARAFDRERATEKLTTYFRNPDALLADTAEIRACGALLAYAEYVRGGEHEGERGEDADERVAAVFEGDDEQRLEYITQLTRYDPREYLLLDAVALRSLELFEPRAVHGRDDATLVGVLDETASALGGRKLRDWIRRPLLEPARIEARHDAVAELTGAVQRRERLHDRLREVYDLERLIGRISRERANARDLRSLRDTLAVVPDIREQLADADCERLRDLHGNLDPLADVRELIEDAVVEEPPIEITEGGIIAEGYDEDLDALRGTARDGEQWIEDLEDRERERTGIDSLKVGHNSVHGYYIEVTNPNLESVPDNYQRRQTLKNSERFVTPALKEREDEIVGARQRADEREYDLFCEVRREIAAEVERVQALADALATLDALVSLSTVAAQYDYCRPEILEREGRDGLEIDVEGGRHAVVERTQESFVPNDACLTTDRRLAVITGPNMSGKSTYMRQVAQIVLLAQVGSFVPARSARLTPVDRIFTRVGASDDIAGGRSTFMVEMDELATILREADEHSLVLLDEVGRGTSTADGMAIARAITEHIHDEVGATTLFATHHHPLTELADDLAAAFTLHFEVDEADGDVVFHHEIAPGAASGSYGVEVATAAGVPEPVVDRARELVADATEDEPEAGGEAETRVRARGEMADETDSGPASPATADGGDVPADVAAELRALDLAHLTPVEALTELDRLKRLLEA from the coding sequence ATGGATTCGGCGCTTGGTCCGCCCGAGCAGATGGCCGCGAAGCGCGACGAGCTGACGCCCATGATGGCGCAGTACCACGACCTCTGTGCGCGCTACGACGACGCGATCGTCCTCTTTCAGGTGGGCGACTTCTACGAGACGTTCTGCGGCGCGGCCGAACGCACCGCGCGGCTGCTCGAGATCGCGCTGACCAGTCGCGAGGACAGCACCGGCGAGTATCCGATGGCCGGAATTCCGATCGACAACGCCGAATCGTACATCGAGGACCTGCTCGAAGCCGGCTACCGCGTCGCGGTGGCGGATCAGGTCGAAGAACCCGGCGAGACCTCGGGCGTGGTCGAGCGCGCTGTCACGCGCGTGATCACGCCCGGGACGCTCACCGAAGACGAACTCCTGACAGGCGACGACAACAACTTCGTGGCGGCCGTCGCCCGTAACGGCGATCGGCTGGGACTCGCCCTGCTCGACGTCTCGACCGGCGACTTCTACGCGACGAGCGCGACGTCCGACGAGTCGATCGCCGACGAGGTGAGTCGGTTCGACCCCTCGGAAGCGGTCGTCGGCCCCGACGCCGCCGCCGACCCGATCCCCGAGGAGTGCATGGTGACGCCGTTCGACGCGCGCGCGTTCGACCGCGAGCGGGCCACAGAGAAGCTCACGACGTATTTCCGGAACCCCGACGCGCTGCTCGCGGACACCGCGGAGATCCGGGCCTGTGGCGCGCTGCTGGCGTACGCCGAGTACGTCCGCGGCGGCGAACACGAGGGCGAACGCGGCGAGGACGCCGACGAGCGCGTCGCGGCCGTCTTCGAGGGCGACGACGAGCAGCGACTCGAGTACATTACCCAGCTGACCCGGTACGACCCCCGCGAGTACCTGTTGCTCGACGCGGTCGCCCTGCGCAGCCTCGAGCTGTTCGAACCCCGGGCGGTCCACGGCCGGGACGATGCGACGCTCGTCGGCGTCCTCGACGAGACCGCTAGCGCGCTCGGCGGCCGTAAACTCCGGGACTGGATTCGCCGGCCGCTGCTCGAGCCCGCGCGGATCGAGGCCCGCCACGACGCGGTCGCCGAGTTGACGGGAGCCGTCCAGCGCCGGGAACGGCTCCACGATCGCCTGCGAGAGGTCTACGACCTCGAGCGTCTCATCGGCCGAATCTCCCGCGAGCGGGCCAACGCCCGGGATTTGCGCTCGCTGCGAGATACGCTCGCGGTCGTCCCCGACATCCGCGAGCAACTGGCCGACGCCGACTGTGAACGCCTGCGGGACCTTCACGGGAACCTCGACCCGCTGGCGGACGTCCGCGAGTTGATCGAGGACGCCGTCGTCGAGGAGCCCCCGATCGAGATCACCGAGGGCGGGATCATCGCCGAGGGGTACGACGAGGACCTCGACGCCCTCCGGGGGACCGCGCGGGACGGCGAGCAGTGGATCGAGGACTTAGAGGACCGCGAGCGCGAGCGGACGGGTATCGATTCGCTGAAGGTCGGCCACAACTCGGTCCACGGCTACTACATCGAGGTGACGAATCCGAACCTCGAGTCCGTCCCCGACAACTACCAGCGCCGCCAGACGCTGAAGAACTCCGAGCGGTTCGTCACGCCGGCGCTCAAAGAGCGCGAGGACGAGATCGTCGGCGCACGGCAACGCGCCGACGAACGCGAGTACGACCTCTTTTGCGAGGTTCGTCGCGAGATCGCCGCCGAAGTCGAGCGCGTTCAGGCCCTCGCCGACGCGCTGGCGACGCTGGACGCGCTCGTCTCGCTGTCGACCGTCGCCGCCCAGTACGACTACTGCCGGCCCGAGATCCTCGAGCGAGAGGGTCGTGACGGCCTCGAGATCGACGTCGAGGGCGGCAGACACGCGGTCGTCGAGCGCACGCAGGAGTCGTTCGTCCCGAACGACGCGTGCCTGACGACCGACCGGCGGCTGGCGGTGATCACCGGCCCGAACATGTCTGGGAAGTCGACCTACATGCGGCAGGTCGCCCAGATCGTACTGCTCGCGCAGGTCGGCAGTTTCGTCCCCGCTCGCTCGGCGCGGCTGACGCCGGTCGATCGGATCTTCACCCGCGTCGGTGCCAGCGACGACATCGCGGGCGGGCGCTCGACGTTCATGGTCGAGATGGACGAACTCGCGACGATCCTGCGCGAGGCCGACGAGCACTCGCTGGTCCTGCTGGACGAGGTAGGCCGGGGTACCTCGACGGCCGACGGGATGGCGATCGCGCGGGCGATCACCGAACACATCCACGACGAGGTGGGGGCGACTACCCTCTTCGCGACCCACCATCACCCGTTGACCGAACTCGCGGACGACCTCGCGGCCGCGTTCACGCTCCACTTCGAGGTCGACGAGGCGGACGGCGACGTCGTCTTCCACCACGAGATCGCACCCGGCGCGGCCAGCGGATCGTACGGCGTCGAGGTCGCCACGGCGGCGGGCGTTCCCGAACCCGTGGTCGACCGGGCGCGGGAACTGGTTGCCGACGCGACCGAGGACGAACCCGAGGCGGGCGGCGAAGCCGAGACGAGAGTCAGGGCGCGCGGTGAGATGGCCGACGAGACGGATTCGGGGCCGGCGTCGCCGGCGACTGCAGACGGGGGAGACGTTCCGGCCGACGTGGCCGCCGAGCTCCGCGCGCTCGACTTGGCCCACCTCACCCCTGTCGAGGCGCTGACGGAACTCGACCGGCTGAAGCGGTTGCTCGAAGCGTAA
- a CDS encoding GNAT family N-acetyltransferase yields MGPELTVRRYRPTDGTRVRDLHETAMRDVDAYLEDVPDDDLEQITETYVDAGGEFLVGERDGTIVAMGAFRPIDGSEHIATVVPDLADSAVELTRMRVTPDQQRRGYGRRLYAELERRARSQEADEIVLDTMARQTAARGLYESQGFGEVHRERIDGFGDPVDLLVYRKSLGEA; encoded by the coding sequence ATGGGACCCGAACTGACGGTCCGCCGCTATCGACCGACGGACGGCACTCGAGTCCGTGACCTCCACGAAACGGCCATGCGCGATGTCGATGCGTACCTCGAGGACGTTCCCGACGACGACCTCGAGCAGATCACCGAAACCTACGTCGATGCCGGCGGGGAGTTCCTCGTCGGCGAGCGCGACGGCACCATCGTCGCGATGGGCGCGTTCCGACCGATCGACGGCTCGGAGCACATCGCGACAGTCGTCCCCGATCTCGCGGACTCGGCGGTCGAACTGACCCGAATGCGCGTCACTCCCGACCAGCAGCGCCGCGGCTACGGTCGCCGGCTCTACGCGGAACTCGAGCGCCGTGCTCGATCGCAGGAGGCTGACGAGATCGTCCTCGACACGATGGCGAGACAGACCGCAGCCCGTGGCCTGTACGAGTCGCAGGGCTTCGGCGAGGTGCACCGCGAACGAATCGACGGGTTCGGCGATCCGGTCGATCTACTGGTCTACCGAAAATCGCTGGGAGAGGCGTGA
- a CDS encoding YbhB/YbcL family Raf kinase inhibitor-like protein: MGELTLESRAFDDGERIPEEYGYTARNVNPPLEVDGVPDDADSLALIVDDPDAKDPAGKVWDHWIVWNIPPETETIPEAWEPTDATEGTNDYGERGYGGPNPPDREHTYRFTLFAVDTTLGLGPGTDADDLESAVEGHVTDRARLEGTYPA; this comes from the coding sequence ATGGGAGAACTCACGCTCGAGAGCCGAGCCTTCGACGACGGCGAACGGATCCCCGAGGAGTACGGCTACACGGCGCGCAACGTCAACCCGCCGCTCGAGGTCGACGGCGTGCCGGACGACGCGGACTCCCTCGCGCTGATCGTGGACGATCCCGATGCGAAAGACCCCGCCGGGAAGGTCTGGGACCACTGGATCGTCTGGAACATCCCGCCGGAGACGGAGACGATTCCGGAGGCGTGGGAGCCGACGGACGCGACCGAAGGGACGAACGACTACGGCGAGCGCGGCTACGGCGGCCCGAACCCACCGGACAGGGAACACACCTATCGGTTCACGCTGTTCGCCGTAGACACGACGCTCGGTCTCGGACCCGGGACGGACGCGGACGACCTCGAGTCGGCGGTCGAGGGTCACGTCACCGATCGGGCGCGGCTCGAGGGGACGTACCCGGCCTGA